A single genomic interval of Streptomyces graminofaciens harbors:
- a CDS encoding beta-xylosidase — MGTRDTRDTRGTGRPPPAARRRRIAALLGATALAVTAGGTLAAPAGAASAQSTDVDFATHCVPPPIAGLPAIDGTTTANIAVSDTTPQVGDTVTVTYTVVKPAASNPTDLALPADIMTPTGKVALGGAQTGDVTVAGPKKNDPVPGRGAFPSFSMTGTFTVTQPGTITLSPGDYNIHTSYILELDTPCTVTNPPAPVSESVTATEVGQPNTRAIELGSASGAPGDAVTVTGSDFTPGATVTLAGRAGDTQTADTATVTADGSGAFSGSLVVNDRTTTGVVAYEGSAWSAEKGAGPAVYVVVDDTPVPEGSQKITTTVRAGTLSMTQTGDTVQLSPVEYGKGGASTGDLRTVTVKDFRGGPAGWSLTGKVTDFTGPGAKIDAGKLSWTPACVTQAGSPSTCRAGSAGTVGTSGATLASTPDATLTGGEFTVDAKLSLDVPAFTPVGSYSGVLTLTLT; from the coding sequence ATGGGTACTAGGGATACAAGGGACACCAGGGGTACGGGGAGGCCGCCACCGGCCGCCCGAAGACGGCGTATCGCCGCGCTGCTCGGCGCGACCGCGCTCGCGGTCACCGCGGGCGGCACGCTGGCCGCCCCGGCCGGCGCCGCCTCCGCCCAGTCCACCGACGTGGACTTCGCGACGCACTGTGTCCCGCCGCCCATCGCGGGCCTCCCCGCGATCGACGGCACCACCACCGCGAACATCGCCGTGAGCGACACGACGCCCCAGGTCGGCGACACGGTCACCGTCACCTACACCGTGGTCAAACCGGCCGCGAGCAACCCCACCGACCTCGCCCTGCCGGCCGACATCATGACCCCCACCGGCAAGGTCGCCCTCGGCGGCGCGCAGACCGGTGACGTCACGGTCGCGGGCCCGAAGAAGAACGACCCGGTGCCGGGCCGCGGCGCCTTCCCGTCGTTCTCGATGACCGGCACCTTCACGGTCACCCAGCCGGGCACGATCACCCTGTCGCCCGGCGACTACAACATCCACACCAGCTACATCCTGGAGCTGGACACCCCCTGCACGGTGACCAACCCGCCCGCCCCGGTGTCGGAGAGCGTCACCGCGACGGAGGTCGGTCAGCCCAACACCCGTGCCATCGAGCTGGGTTCGGCCTCCGGCGCCCCCGGTGACGCCGTCACCGTCACGGGCAGCGACTTCACGCCGGGCGCCACCGTCACCCTGGCCGGCCGGGCCGGGGACACCCAGACCGCTGACACGGCGACCGTGACCGCCGACGGCTCGGGCGCCTTCAGTGGCTCGCTCGTCGTCAACGACCGCACGACGACCGGTGTCGTCGCGTACGAGGGGAGCGCGTGGAGCGCGGAGAAGGGCGCCGGTCCCGCCGTGTACGTCGTCGTCGACGACACCCCGGTCCCGGAGGGGAGCCAGAAGATCACCACCACCGTGCGCGCGGGCACCCTCTCCATGACCCAGACCGGGGACACCGTCCAGCTGTCACCGGTCGAGTACGGCAAGGGCGGGGCGTCGACCGGCGACCTGCGGACGGTGACCGTCAAGGACTTCCGCGGCGGCCCCGCGGGCTGGTCCCTGACCGGCAAGGTCACCGACTTCACCGGTCCAGGCGCCAAGATCGACGCCGGGAAGCTCAGTTGGACCCCGGCGTGCGTCACCCAGGCGGGCAGCCCGAGCACCTGCCGGGCCGGTTCCGCCGGCACGGTCGGCACCTCGGGGGCGACCCTCGCGTCCACCCCCGACGCCACGCTCACCGGCGGCGAGTTCACCGTCGACGCCAAGCTCTCCCTGGACGTACCGGCGTTCACGCCCGTGGGCTCGTACTCCGGCGTCCTCACCCTCACGCTCACGTGA